In Harpia harpyja isolate bHarHar1 chromosome 12, bHarHar1 primary haplotype, whole genome shotgun sequence, a single window of DNA contains:
- the LOC128149654 gene encoding G-protein coupled receptor 55-like translates to MGYLNSEVQRPNPAPNKLPRPMAVGGFNSQISERFYLQVTFAVTELARRKDQVFLCICIYTDLSAVVIFFSSSIPGDMNDTRTKSNINNISTTVELFQLIMYTPTFTLGLLFNVMALSFLFFKVKKLSESTIYMIALIFLDTLLLFTLPFKIISYHLQDNWNLGSVFCSTLESLYFVNMYGSILISLCICVDRYIAIQHPFMAPTLRSTKKAAMVCAVICLGTSAGTVFTFQLHGEGHNISSCFHNFSKSTWENAGLFSALETTFFGSMAAMTFCTAQTIRCLRKHRKRDNPQTHTTRAEKIVVTNVVAFLVCFTPYHMAYFVYFLVKNNIIHTSFQQVLRDIVQGTLCWANLNCCLDGVCYYFVLKESLEDPLRNREKTATRKP, encoded by the exons ATGGGCTACCTGAATTCGGAGGTTCAGAGACCCAATCCAGCTCCCAACAAACTCCCCAGGCCCATGGCTGTGGGTGGGTTTAACTCCCAG ATCTCTGAAAGGTTTTATTTACAGGTTACATTTGCTGTGACAGAGCTGGCTAGAAGAAAGGACCAGGTATTCCTGTGCATTTGCATTT ATACAGATTTATCTGCTGTG gtgattttcttctcttctagcATACCTGGAGATATGAATGACACCCGTACCAAGAGCAATATCAATAATATCAGCACTACTGTGGAACTGTTCCAGCTCATCATGTACACCCCCACATTTACCCTAGGATTGCTGTTCAATGTGATGGCTCTGTCGTTCCTgttttttaaggttaaaaagcTGTCAGAATCTACAATCTACATGATAGCCCTTATTTTCTTGGACACTTTGCTGCTGTTtactcttccttttaaaataatttcctaccACCTTCAGGACAACTGGAACTTGGGGTCTGTGTTTTGCTCCACCTTGGAGAGTCTTTACTTTGTAAACATGTACGGCAGCATCCTCATCTCCCTCTGCATCTGTGTAGACCGGTACATCGCTATCCAGCACCCTTTCATGGCTCCCACCCTGCGATCTACCAAGAAAGCTGCTATGGTCTGTGCTGTCATCTGCCTGGGCACCTCGGCTGGGACAGTCTTTACTTTCCAACTGCATGGAGAGGGCCACAACATCTCATCCTGCTTCCATAACTTCTCCAAGAGCACGTGGGAAAACGCAGGCCTGTTCAGCGCCTTGGAGACCACCTTCTTCGGCAGCATGGCAGCCATGACCTTCTGCACCGCTCAGACCATCAGGTGCttgagaaagcacagaaaacGAGACAACCCCCAAACACACACCACTAGAGCAGAGAAGATAGTGGTGACAAACGTTGTTGCGTTTTTGGTCTGTTTCACGCCTTACCACATGGCCTACTTTGTGTACTTTTTGGTGAAGAATAACATCATTCACACCAGTTTTCAGCAAGTGCTACGAGACATCGTTCAGGGCACCCTTTGCTGGGCAAACCTGAACTGCTGTCTTGATGGGGTgtgttattattttgttttaaaggagtCCTTGGAAGACCCATTACgaaacagggaaaaaacagcCACGCGAAAGCCTTGA